In a genomic window of Panthera tigris isolate Pti1 chromosome D4, P.tigris_Pti1_mat1.1, whole genome shotgun sequence:
- the LRRC8A gene encoding volume-regulated anion channel subunit LRRC8A, with protein MIPVTELRYFADTQPAYRILKPWWDVFTDYISIVMLMIAVFGGTLQVTQDKMICLPCKWVTKDSCNDSFRGWAAPGPEPTYPNSTVLPTPGAGPTGIKYDLDRHQYNYVDAVCYENRLHWFAKYFPYLVLLHTLIFLACSNFWFKFPRTSSKLEHFVSILLKCFDSPWTTRALSETVVEESDPKPAFSKMNGSMDKKSSTVSEDVEATVPMLQRTKSRIEQGIVDRSETGVLDKKEGEQAKALFEKVKKFRTHVEEGDIVYRLYMRQTIIKVVKFILIICYTVYYVHNIKFDVDCTVDIESLTGYRTYRCAHPLATLFKILASFYISLVIFYGLICMYTLWWMLRRSLKKYSFESIREESSYSDIPDVKNDFAFMLHLIDQYDPLYSKRFAVFLSEVSENKLRQLNLNNEWTLDKLRQRLTKNAQDKLELHLFMLSGIPDTVFDLVELEVLKLELIPDVTIPPSIAQLTGLKELWLYHTAAKIEAPALAFLRENLRALHIKFTDIKEIPLWIYSLKTLEELHLTGNLSAENNRYIVIDGLRELKRLKVLRLKSNLTKLPQVVTDVGVHLQKLSINNEGTKLIVLNSLKKMVNLTELELIRCDLERIPHSIFSLHNLQEIDLKDNNLKTIEEIISFQHLHRLTCLKLWYNHIAYIPIQIGNLTNLERLYLNRNKIEKIPTQLFYCRKLRYLDLSHNNLTFLPADIGLLQNLQNLAVTANRIEALPPELFQCRKLRALHLGNNVLQSLPSRVGELTNLTQIELRGNRLECLPVELGECPLLKRSGLVVEEDLFNTLPPEVKERLWRADKEQA; from the exons ATGATTCCAGTGACAGAGCTCCGCTACTTTGCGGACACGCAGCCAGCCTACCGGATCCTGAAGCCATGGTGGGACGTGTTCACCGACTACATCTCCATTGTCATGCTGATGATCGCGGTCTTTGGGGGCACACTGCAGGTCACCCAGGACAAGATGATCTGCCTGCCTTGTAAGTGGGTCACCAAGGACTCCTGCAACGACTCATTCCGGGGCTGGGCAGCCCCTGGCCCAGAGCCCACCTACCCGAACTCCACGGTCCTGCCGACCCCCGGCGCAGGCCCCACGGGCATCAAGTACGACCTGGACCGGCACCAGTACAACTACGTGGATGCCGTGTGCTACGAGAACCGCCTGCACTGGTTCGCCAAGTACTTCCCCTACCTGGTGCTCCTGCACACGCTCATCTTCCTGGCCTGCAGCAACTTCTGGTTCAAGTTTCCGCGCACGAGCTCGAAGCTGGAGCACTTCGTGTCTATCCTGCTCAAGTGCTTCGACTCGCCTTGGACCACACGCGCCCTGTCCGAGACGGTGGTGGAAGAGAGCGACCCCAAGCCGGCCTTCAGCAAGATGAACGGCTCCATGGACAAGAAGTCGTCGACGGTCAGCGAAGACGTGGAGGCCACCGTGCCCATGCTGCAGCGGACCAAGTCCCGGATCGAGCAGGGCATCGTGGACCGCTCGGAGACGGGCGTGCTGGACAAGAAGGAGGGCGAGCAGGCCAAGGCGCTGTTCGAGAAGGTGAAGAAGTTCCGCACCCACGTGGAGGAGGGGGACATCGTGTACCGCCTCTACATGCGGCAGACCATCATCAAGGTGGTCAAGTTCATCCTCATCATCTGCTACACCGTCTACTACGTGCACAACATCAAGTTCGACGTGGACTGCACCGTGGACATCGAGAGCCTGACGGGCTACCGCACCTACCGCTGTGCCCACCCGCTGGCCACGCTCTTCAAGATCCTGGCGTCCTTCTACATCAGCCTGGTCATCTTCTACGGCCTCATCTGCATGTACACGCTGTGGTGGATGCTGCGGCGCTCCCTCAAGAAGTACTCGTTCGAGTCCATCCGCGAGGAGAGCAGCTACAGCGACATCCCCGACGTCAAGAACGACTTCGCCTTCATGCTCCACCTCATCGACCAGTACGACCCGCTCTACTCGAAGCGCTTCGCCGTCTTCCTGTCGGAGGTGAGCGAGAACAAGCTGCGGCAGCTGAACCTCAACAACGAGTGGACGCTGGACAAGCTGCGGCAGCGGCTCACCAAGAACGCGCAGGACAAGCTGGAGCTGCACCTGTTCATGCTCAGCGGCATCCCCGACACCGTGTTCGACCTGGTGGAGCTGGAGGTGCTGAAGCTGGAGCTGATCCCGGACGTGACCATCCCGCCCAGCATCGCCCAGCTCACGGGCCTCAAGGAGCTGTGGCTGTACCACACGGCGGCCAAGATCGAGGCGCCCGCCCTGGCCTTCCTGCGCGAGAACCTGCGGGCCCTGCACATCAAGTTCACGGACATCAAGGAGATCCCGCTGTGGATCTACAGCCTGAAGACCCTGGAGGAGCTGCACCTGACGGGCAACCTGAGCGCGGAGAACAACCGCTACATCGTCATCGACGGGCTGCGCGAGCTCAAGCGTCTCAAGGTGCTGCGGCTCAAGAGCAACCTGACCAAGCTGCCCCAGGTGGTCACCGACGTGGGCGTGCACCTGCAGAAGCTGTCCATCAACAACGAGGGCACCAAGCTCATCGTCCTCAACAGCCTCAAGAAGATGGTGAACCTGACCGAGCTGGAGCTGATCCGCTGCGACCTGGAGCGGATCCCGCACTCCATCTTCAGCCTCCACAACCTGCAGGAGATCGACCTCAAGGACAACAACCTCAAGACCATCGAGGAGATCATCAGCTTCCAGCACCTGCACCGCCTCACCTGCCTTAAGCTGTGGTACAACCACATCGCCTACATCCCCATCCAGATCGGCAACCTCACCAACCTCGAGCGCCTCTATCTGAACCGCAACAAGATCGAGAAGATCCCCACCCAGCTCTTCTACTGCCGCAAGCTGCGCTACCTGGACCTCAGCCACAACAACCTGACCTTCCTCCCCGCCGATATCGGCCTCCTGCAGAACCTCCAGAACTTGGCGGTCACGGCCAACCGG aTCGAGGCACTGCCCCCGGAACTCTTCCAGTGCCGGAAGCTGCGGGCGCTGCACCTGGGCAACAACGTTCTGCAGTCACTGCCCTCCAGGGTGGGCGAGCTGACCAACCTGACCCAGATCGAGCTGCGGGGCAACCGGCTGGAGTGTCTGCCCGTGGAGCTGGGCGAGTGCCCGCTGCTCAAGCGCAGCGGCCTGGTGGTGGAGGAGGACCTGTTCAACACGTTGCCGCCCGAGGTGAAGGAGCGGCTGTGGAGGGCTGACAAGGAGCAGGCCTGA